One genomic window of Garra rufa chromosome 2, GarRuf1.0, whole genome shotgun sequence includes the following:
- the LOC141325992 gene encoding uncharacterized protein: MRIHTGEKPYACQQCGNSFSKKENLKAHERIHTGEKPFTCQQCGKSFVSKAVFQGHMRIHAGEKSYTCELCGNSFLRKGDLESHIKIHTGEKPFTCPQCGRGLTCKQTLNAHIRTHTGEKPYTCQECGKSFVKKPDFQRHMRIHTGEKPYTCPECGKSFTHQGNLKVHIRIHTGEKPYTCQQCGNSFLRKGDLESHMKIHNGEKPFTCPQCGRSFKRKQTLNGHIRTHTGEKPYTCQQCGKSFSVKVNLEAHKKIHSGDKPHTCQECGKSFVKKTDCRRHMRIHTGEKPFTCLQLQM, translated from the coding sequence atgaggattcacactggagaaaagccgtacgcctgccaacaatgtggaaatagTTTCTCTAAAAAAGAAAACCTTAAAGCACAcgagagaattcacactggagagaagcctttcacctgccaacaatgtggaaaaagtttcgttTCGAAAGCAGTCTTTCAaggacacatgagaattcatgcTGGAGAAAAGTCTTACACCTGCGAACTGTGTGGAAATAGTTTCCTACGAAAAGGAGACCTTGAAAGCCACataaaaattcacactggagagaagcccttcACATGCCCTCAATGTGGAAGGGGTTTAACATGCAAACAAACTCTTAATGCCCACATAAGaactcacacaggagagaagccttacacctgccaagaatgtggaaaaagtttcgttAAAAAACCAGACTTtcaaaggcacatgagaattcacacaggggaGAAGCCTTATACCTgccctgagtgtggaaagagtttcactcatcaaggaaaccttaaagtccacataagaattcacactggagagaaaccttatacctgccaacagtgtggaaatagtTTCCTTCGAAAAGGAGACCTTGAaagccacatgaaaattcacaatggagagaagcccttcacatgccctcagtgtggaaggagttttaAACGTAAACAAACTCTTAATGGCCACATAAGaactcacacaggagagaagccttacacctgccaacaatgtggaaaaagtttctctgTAAAAGTAAACCTTGAAGCCCACAAGAAAATCCACTCTGGTGACAAGCCTCACACCTGCCaagaatgtggaaaaagtttcgtaaaaaaaacagactgtcgaaggcacatgagaattcacacaggagagaagccttttacctgcttACAGTTACAGATGTAA